From Helicoverpa zea isolate HzStark_Cry1AcR chromosome 23, ilHelZeax1.1, whole genome shotgun sequence, one genomic window encodes:
- the LOC124642014 gene encoding uncharacterized protein LOC124642014, with protein sequence MVKQKKSSKTEEADPYSTRLIMNSQFFKIEARFRNFLTPKPDLISNETDPLPRLQYMPEYITDLICKKKKLKKKCEQMPQDNKYLERYNNVRQEIRTWIRLHATVLKWFDMITEPDQTGNKNHFSTSLDVARVESLINDFREHEHEPLHIARMMMTKEYTKDLITGKVLKDKSEAIHFHYYWYALFATYEDFVLAHPDYRENFICHKIERDWYNILQKEHKRQKSSWSHLVQKYNLRKNPR encoded by the coding sequence ATGGTAAAACAGAAAAAGTCGAGCAAAACAGAGGAAGCAGACCCATATAGCACGAGGCTTATAATGAACTCTCAATTCTTCAAAATTGAGGCAAGGTTTAGAAACTTTCTGACACCGAAGCCAGATCTGATAAGCAACGAAACGGACCCACTGCCCCGCCTTCAGTACATGCCTGAGTACATAACAGATCTCATCTGCAAAAAGAAAAAGTTGAAGAAAAAGTGTGAACAAATGCCTCAGGACAACAAATATCTAGAGCGGTACAACAATGTAAGACAAGAAATAAGGACCTGGATTCGACTCCATGCAACCGTTCTCAAGTGGTTTGACATGATAACAGAGCCTGACCAAACTGGGAATAAAAATCACTTTTCTACTTCGCTTGATGTAGCCCGCGTTGAAAGTTTAATTAATGACTTCAGAGAGCATGAACACGAGCCTCTTCATATCGCTCGAATGATGATGACTAAAGAGTACACCAAAGACTTGATCACTGGAAAGGTATTAAAGGATAAATCGGAGGCTATCCACTTTCACTATTACTGGTACGCATTATTTGCAACTTATGAAGATTTCGTATTAGCACACCCAGATTATCGCGAGAATTTTATATGTCATAAAATAGAAAGAGACTGGTACAACATATTACAAAAGGAACATAAAAGACAGAAGTCAAGTTGGTCACatttagtacaaaaatataatttaagaaaaaacCCTCGCTGA